Sequence from the Catenuloplanes indicus genome:
TGGGTCCTGCTGGTGGTCGGCGCGGCCACCGAGGCGATCGTGATCATGCTGCTCGGCGGGTTCGCCGCGCGCGCCGCATCGGCCGCGTTGCTCGGCACGCGACTGCCCGCGCGCCGGGTGCTCGCCCCGCGCGGCGCCAGGCTCGGCCCCATCGTGCTGGTCGCGGCGCTGACCGGGCTGCTCACGCTGTTCGCCGGGTCCACGATCGTGATGTGGCCGATCGTCTACGGGCTGACCGGGATGATCATCCCGGTGCTGCTGGTGGACCGGCTGCCGGCCGGGCGCGCGGTCCTGCGTGGCATGTCCATCGCGACCCGGCACGGCGCGCGCGGGCTCTGGGTCCGGCTGCTCGGCGCGGCGGGTTGGCTGGCCATGCGGATCGCGCTCGCGGTCTCCGGCGTCTACACGATGGACCTGCTCGGGCTGACCCACCCGGCCTGGGCCGCGCCGCTCGGCTTCGTGGTCTGGACGCTGGCGAACACGATCGCGTACCCGACGCTGGCCTGCCTGGACGCGGTCGTCTACCTGGAGACCCGGATGCGCACCGAGGGCCTGGACATCCGGCTGGCCCGAGCCCGCGCGCACGGGCCGGTCACCCCGGCCGCGCTGGCACAGGGGGCGTTACCGTGAGCGAGCATGCGAGGCGCCGGCCACGGCGAAACCGTCCCCTCGCCGGGGGCACGGCATGAGTTTCAGCAGGTGGTGGACCGAGACGGTGGGCGCGATCGACGACGCGATCGGAGCCGGCACCGCCATGCTCATCGTGCTGCTCACCGCGTTCGTGATCGCGATCCTCTGGTATGCGTACCCGGCCTGGGTGCCGCGCCGGCTGCCCCGGCCGCGCCTGCCCCGATGGCGGCGACGCCGACGGCGCGCGCCACGCCCGGCACCGGCCGAGGCGGTCGAGACCGTGGAGATCGACACGCTGCCGACCATGCCGTCCGCGTCGCTCAGCACGCTCGCCGACCGGTACGCGGCCGAGGGCCGGTACGCCGAGGCGGTCCGGGAACGGCACCGCGCGATGGTCCGGGAACTGGTCGAGCAGCGGGTCATCG
This genomic interval carries:
- a CDS encoding DUF4129 domain-containing protein, which produces MSFSRWWTETVGAIDDAIGAGTAMLIVLLTAFVIAILWYAYPAWVPRRLPRPRLPRWRRRRRRAPRPAPAEAVETVEIDTLPTMPSASLSTLADRYAAEGRYAEAVRERHRAMVRELVEQRVIEHHPEWTVTELAGAAARARPALGAPLRTAATIFSDIWYGQRPAEPGHDRRMRELTAELGAALKGGGR